Proteins co-encoded in one Triplophysa dalaica isolate WHDGS20190420 chromosome 16, ASM1584641v1, whole genome shotgun sequence genomic window:
- the ptcd3 gene encoding pentatricopeptide repeat domain-containing protein 3, mitochondrial isoform X2: MRDCFVSHRAPPSGINIQHRNGYYTFATQFYVLPQSGVMASSCTQALRHHVCKSSRLFHINTHKSNRNLTLSSAAYHQPAVSASEIAIPKKKIWSKEALLQALASTVNRDPTASQYRFQDDPFLTPRTSGEYKLFSLSQESGRNAAKYFIDKFPKYFQKDYAEPHIPCLMPESLELQIEEVSEAALIERIQLRKVRAAVDLYDQLLQAGTSVSSDVTNQLLDLISFYGDHDPVHDAPEQKPVETVMQDESQSRKGRPHKPSDIPRAVWKENNNAERIFALLSEPNTRSYSALIRGMVKYGAHSKAFSNYTDLLNNRLTADVHIFNALITAAPEVQEKYNEKWELILDLLKQMAEQKIRPNVLTLNAVLKALRRCGALGKSQAFPVISEMKALAIEPSLACYNHVLCIFYKAGAPIQGQSDVLQEVMNEISGKSFSSQDPDDALFFITAMRICLDTKDMEQAYRIHELLGVGDNWRLLGEVFQQNIYYTRFFSLLCMMENIDVVLKWYRDLIPSVYFPNSNVMRDLLQALDTDNRLDLIPQIWNDIKQLGHANRQNLVEEVLTLMAREKQSQEVQESFAHCALDVKNIYEAGDRGKVTLSWTASSLSDVISILLAAQRRREAWDMLKLIKTNNRVPSEELLNKFLTCIKESGDVNQAVELLQITAGFCLPEMSKLIERVQKEFQLSEQQKSILSDLELQTYNSD, translated from the exons ATGAGGGATTGTTTTGTGAGCCACCGAGCGCCCCCTTCAGGAATAAATATACAACACAGGAACGGATATTACACATTCGCCACCCAATTCTATGTTCTGCCCCAGTCGGGTGTCATGGCGTCCTCCTGCACACAGGCGCTCAGGCATCATGTGTGTAAAAGTAGCAGATTAtttcacattaacacacacaaatcaaacaG GAATTTGACTCTGAGTTCAGCTGCGTATCATCAGCCTGCAGTCTCAGCATCAG AAATAGCCATTCCAAAGAAGAAAATATG GAGCAAAGAGGCTCTCCTACAAGCACTGGCATCAACTGTCAACAGG GATCCTACAGCATCACAATACAGATTTCAGGATGATCCGTTTCTCACACCAAGAACATCAGGAGAGTAT AAATTATTTTCCTTGTCCCAAGAATCAGGCAGAAATGCTGCAAAATATTTCATCGATAAGTTCCCGAAATACTTCCAGAAGGACTATGCAGAGCCTCATATTCCT TGTTTGATGCCAGAGAGCCTGGAGCTTCAGATAGAGGAGGTGTCAGAAGCGGCTCTGATTGAGAGGATTCAGCTGAGGAAAGTCAGAGCTGCTGTGGATCTGTATGATCAACTGCTGCAGGCCG GTACCTCTGTGTCATCGGATGTGACCAATCAGCTGTTAGATCTGATTAGTTTTTATGGAGACCATGATCCTGTGCATGATGCTCCAGAGCAGAAGCCAGTGGAAACC GTTATGCAGGATGAATCCCAGAGTAGGAAAGGAAGACCGCACAAACCTTCAGATATACCAAGAGCTGTCTGGAA AGAGAATAATAATGCAGAGAGAATATTTGCGCTTCTGTCGGAGCCAAACACGCGTTCATACAGCGCTCTCATCAGGGGTATGGTGAAG TATGGCGCACACTCCAAAGCTTTCAGCAACTACACAGACCTGCTAAACAACCGCCTGACAG CTGATGTGCACATCTTCAATGCCCTGATCACAGCCGCTCCAGAAGTACAAGAGAAATACAATGAGAAATGGGAGCTGATACTG gatCTTCTGAAACAGATGGCAGAGCAGAAGATCAGACCCAATGTCTTGACGCTTAATGCTGTCCTGAAGGCTCTGAGACGTTGTGGTGCTCTGGGAAAATCGCAGGCCTTTCCCGTCATCAGTGAGATGAAGGCTCTGGCAATCG AACCCAGCTTGGCCTGCTACAATCACGTTCTGTGCATCTTTTATAAAGCAG GTGCCCCAATTCAGGGCCAATCGGACGTTTTACAGGAAGTGATGAATGAAATTTCTGGAAAGAGCTTTAGCTCTCAGGACCCAGATGATG CACTGTTCTTCATCACTGCTATGAGGATC TGTCTTGACACCAAAGACATGGAGCAGGCGTACAGAATCCATGAGCTGCTCGGGGTTGGAGACAACTGGAGATTGCTGGGAGAGGTTTTCCAGCAGAACATTTACTA CACACGCTTCTTCAGTCTTCTGTGTATGATGGAGAACATTGATGTGGTGTTGAAGTGGTACAGAGATCTGATTCCCTCA GTGTACTTTCCTAATTCCAATGTCATGAGAGATTTACTGCAAGCTCTGGATACTGACAACAGATTAGACCTCATTCCCCAGATATGGAACG ATATCAAACAGCTGGGCCATGCAAACAGACAGAATCTGGTGGAGGAGGTGCTGACTCTCATGGCCAGAGAGAAGCAAAGTCAAGAG GTTCAGGAGTCATTTGCTCATTGTGCACTGGAcgtgaaaaatatttatgaagcGGGCGACCGTGGAAAGGTTACGCTGAGCTGGACAGCTTCTTCTCTCAGCGATGTCATTTCCATATTACTGGCCGCTCAGAGGAGGCGCGAGGCCTG GGATATGCTTAAGCTCATCAAGACCAACAACAGAGTTCCAAG TGAGGAGCTGCTGAATAAGTTCTTGACATGTATAAAGGAGAGTGGTGATGTGAATCAGGCTGTGGAACTGCTCCAGATCACCGCCGGTTTCTGTTTGCCCGAGATGTCAAAGCTCATTGAGAGGGTCCAGAAGGAGTTCCAGCTGTCCGAGCAGCAAAA GAGCATCTTGTCTGATCTGGAACTACAGACCTATAACAGTGATTAA
- the ptcd3 gene encoding pentatricopeptide repeat domain-containing protein 3, mitochondrial isoform X1, which produces MRDCFVSHRAPPSGINIQHRNGYYTFATQFYVLPQSGVMASSCTQALRHHVCKSSRLFHINTHKSNRNLTLSSAAYHQPAVSASEEIAIPKKKIWSKEALLQALASTVNRDPTASQYRFQDDPFLTPRTSGEYKLFSLSQESGRNAAKYFIDKFPKYFQKDYAEPHIPCLMPESLELQIEEVSEAALIERIQLRKVRAAVDLYDQLLQAGTSVSSDVTNQLLDLISFYGDHDPVHDAPEQKPVETVMQDESQSRKGRPHKPSDIPRAVWKENNNAERIFALLSEPNTRSYSALIRGMVKYGAHSKAFSNYTDLLNNRLTADVHIFNALITAAPEVQEKYNEKWELILDLLKQMAEQKIRPNVLTLNAVLKALRRCGALGKSQAFPVISEMKALAIEPSLACYNHVLCIFYKAGAPIQGQSDVLQEVMNEISGKSFSSQDPDDALFFITAMRICLDTKDMEQAYRIHELLGVGDNWRLLGEVFQQNIYYTRFFSLLCMMENIDVVLKWYRDLIPSVYFPNSNVMRDLLQALDTDNRLDLIPQIWNDIKQLGHANRQNLVEEVLTLMAREKQSQEVQESFAHCALDVKNIYEAGDRGKVTLSWTASSLSDVISILLAAQRRREAWDMLKLIKTNNRVPSEELLNKFLTCIKESGDVNQAVELLQITAGFCLPEMSKLIERVQKEFQLSEQQKSILSDLELQTYNSD; this is translated from the exons ATGAGGGATTGTTTTGTGAGCCACCGAGCGCCCCCTTCAGGAATAAATATACAACACAGGAACGGATATTACACATTCGCCACCCAATTCTATGTTCTGCCCCAGTCGGGTGTCATGGCGTCCTCCTGCACACAGGCGCTCAGGCATCATGTGTGTAAAAGTAGCAGATTAtttcacattaacacacacaaatcaaacaG GAATTTGACTCTGAGTTCAGCTGCGTATCATCAGCCTGCAGTCTCAGCATCAG AAGAAATAGCCATTCCAAAGAAGAAAATATG GAGCAAAGAGGCTCTCCTACAAGCACTGGCATCAACTGTCAACAGG GATCCTACAGCATCACAATACAGATTTCAGGATGATCCGTTTCTCACACCAAGAACATCAGGAGAGTAT AAATTATTTTCCTTGTCCCAAGAATCAGGCAGAAATGCTGCAAAATATTTCATCGATAAGTTCCCGAAATACTTCCAGAAGGACTATGCAGAGCCTCATATTCCT TGTTTGATGCCAGAGAGCCTGGAGCTTCAGATAGAGGAGGTGTCAGAAGCGGCTCTGATTGAGAGGATTCAGCTGAGGAAAGTCAGAGCTGCTGTGGATCTGTATGATCAACTGCTGCAGGCCG GTACCTCTGTGTCATCGGATGTGACCAATCAGCTGTTAGATCTGATTAGTTTTTATGGAGACCATGATCCTGTGCATGATGCTCCAGAGCAGAAGCCAGTGGAAACC GTTATGCAGGATGAATCCCAGAGTAGGAAAGGAAGACCGCACAAACCTTCAGATATACCAAGAGCTGTCTGGAA AGAGAATAATAATGCAGAGAGAATATTTGCGCTTCTGTCGGAGCCAAACACGCGTTCATACAGCGCTCTCATCAGGGGTATGGTGAAG TATGGCGCACACTCCAAAGCTTTCAGCAACTACACAGACCTGCTAAACAACCGCCTGACAG CTGATGTGCACATCTTCAATGCCCTGATCACAGCCGCTCCAGAAGTACAAGAGAAATACAATGAGAAATGGGAGCTGATACTG gatCTTCTGAAACAGATGGCAGAGCAGAAGATCAGACCCAATGTCTTGACGCTTAATGCTGTCCTGAAGGCTCTGAGACGTTGTGGTGCTCTGGGAAAATCGCAGGCCTTTCCCGTCATCAGTGAGATGAAGGCTCTGGCAATCG AACCCAGCTTGGCCTGCTACAATCACGTTCTGTGCATCTTTTATAAAGCAG GTGCCCCAATTCAGGGCCAATCGGACGTTTTACAGGAAGTGATGAATGAAATTTCTGGAAAGAGCTTTAGCTCTCAGGACCCAGATGATG CACTGTTCTTCATCACTGCTATGAGGATC TGTCTTGACACCAAAGACATGGAGCAGGCGTACAGAATCCATGAGCTGCTCGGGGTTGGAGACAACTGGAGATTGCTGGGAGAGGTTTTCCAGCAGAACATTTACTA CACACGCTTCTTCAGTCTTCTGTGTATGATGGAGAACATTGATGTGGTGTTGAAGTGGTACAGAGATCTGATTCCCTCA GTGTACTTTCCTAATTCCAATGTCATGAGAGATTTACTGCAAGCTCTGGATACTGACAACAGATTAGACCTCATTCCCCAGATATGGAACG ATATCAAACAGCTGGGCCATGCAAACAGACAGAATCTGGTGGAGGAGGTGCTGACTCTCATGGCCAGAGAGAAGCAAAGTCAAGAG GTTCAGGAGTCATTTGCTCATTGTGCACTGGAcgtgaaaaatatttatgaagcGGGCGACCGTGGAAAGGTTACGCTGAGCTGGACAGCTTCTTCTCTCAGCGATGTCATTTCCATATTACTGGCCGCTCAGAGGAGGCGCGAGGCCTG GGATATGCTTAAGCTCATCAAGACCAACAACAGAGTTCCAAG TGAGGAGCTGCTGAATAAGTTCTTGACATGTATAAAGGAGAGTGGTGATGTGAATCAGGCTGTGGAACTGCTCCAGATCACCGCCGGTTTCTGTTTGCCCGAGATGTCAAAGCTCATTGAGAGGGTCCAGAAGGAGTTCCAGCTGTCCGAGCAGCAAAA GAGCATCTTGTCTGATCTGGAACTACAGACCTATAACAGTGATTAA
- the polr1a gene encoding DNA-directed RNA polymerase I subunit RPA1 gives MLFSKETPWRRLEGMTFGMLSYEEIRKLSVKTITNSLLLDNVGNAASNGLYDLALGPADNKEICSTCMQDFKSCPGHFGHIDLPLPVYNPLFFDKLFLLIRGSCLSCHMLTCPRAAVHLLLCQLKLLNVGALKDVYDVENALNQFVDANPRASGVEIQVALEEFITPILKANGDNRQADPMKHVCEKRVSLINNFWKIHMGSKKCPHCRSNRTPLRREHNSKLIVTQSHSKADQELDDEDVPMAKQGYLTPSLAQEHVIKLWEKEGFFLKHLFPGFDTSGSEKRFAEVFFLELVVVPPSRFRPINRLGDQMFTNGHTVNMQAVLKDNFIIQKLLALIAAEKTKDIEDTELEQSDETTEISQVDQSFLLDIQGQTLTDKLYNVWIRLQTHVNIVFDSEMDKMMMEKYPGVRQVLEKKEGLFRKHMMGKRVDYAARSVICPDMYIGTNEIGIPMVFATKLTYPQPVTSWNVKELRQAVLNGPNVHPGASMVINEDGSRTILNSTNLTQREAVAKQLLTPSTGQHRIPMKIVNRHIKNGDVLLLNRQPTLHRPSIQAHCARILPGEKVLRLHYSNCKAYNADFDGDEMNAHFPQSELGRAEAYTLVSTDQQYLVPKDGKPLAGLIQDHMVSGSSMTLRGCFFTRDQYTALVYRGLTDKVGRVKLLTPALIKPVTLWTGKQVVSTLLLNVIPENSIPLNLAGKAKIPSKAWVKEPPRPVPGYNPDLMCESQVIIRQGELLLGVLDKAHYGSSSYGLVHCCYELYGGGTSGKLLSCLARLFTAYLQLYRGFTLGVEDILVKKRANKQRRKIIKESVTCGSKALRAAFNLPESAPVDEARERWQDAHLNTDQRDFNMVDLKFKEEVNQVNNNINKVCMPAGLHRSFPENNLQLMVQSGAKGSTVNTMQISCLLGQIELEGRRPPLMPSGKSLPCFQPYDPQPRSGGFVTGRFLTGIKPPEFFYHCMAGREGLVDTAVKTSRSGYLQRCVIKHLEGLVVQYDLTVRDSDGSVVQFLYGEDGLDVPKTQFLQPRQFSFIKDNYEVIRKSKCLDEVLAKMDPQTSNNHFNAIKKWKSKREHVSPRDGAFLLYSQKKLAKLKAKSMSQELSNGRDEATLQLSEQWRNLDESNRMKYLKKSFGCPDPCLAVHRPDICFGSVSETFDNIVESFLNQYSVKQEFQTSSDFIDSERLKVLLQLKWQRALCDPGEAVGLLAAQSIGEPSTQMTLNTFHFAGRGEMNVTLGIPRLREILLIASSNIKTPMMSIPVLMNKKAIKRVKALRKKLARVCLAEVLHKVDVTETLRMEGGKGKKSRVFKLAFHFLPPERYQQDKQLTPQQILHFMEQRFFRLLLEAIKKLNAKLASLSALDTRRATPGIDDREVAATTKGREDAEGEDSDEDRIVDDEANEGDTDATDARMKAKRDEEVDYEGEDGEDEGNDEEHADDEQADDRQEEAESSELPNEGSSESTPQSQRNGASKQLNIDSQDEEMRINSVLRFSDVIEDYKYDSEHGLWCELTMVLPVSKVHVDLTSVVVKQARNAVVMETKGIARCLLNEVTTKQGNKELMLNTEGINMQELFKYTDILDLNRLYSNEIHAMANTYGIEVALKVIEKEIKDVFAVYGIEVDPRHLSLVADYMCFEGVYKPLNRFGIQSNSSPLQQMTFETSFKFLKQATMLGSYDKLTSPSACLVVGKVVKGGTGIFDLKQPLQ, from the exons atgttgttttctaaGGAAACACCATGGAGGCGATTAGAGGGCATGACGTTTGGCATGTTGTCCTATGAAGAAATAAG GAAACTGAGTGTGAAAACCATCACCAATTCCCTGCTTTTGGATAATGTGGGCAATGCGGCATCAAACGGGTTGTATGATCTGGCTCTGGGTCCGGCTGACAACAAAGAGATCTGCTCCACCTGCATGCAGGACTTTAAGAGCTGTCCTGGACACTTTGGACACATAGATCTGCCCCTGCCCGTCTACAACCCTCTGTTCTTTGAT AAATTGTTTTTGCTCATCCGGGGTTCGTGCCTGTCATGCCATATGTTGACGTGTCCGCGGGCAGCCGTTCATTTACTGCTGTGCCAGCTGAAGCTTCTGAATGTGGGAGCTTTGAAGGATGTTTATGATGTCGAGAACGCCCTCAATCAG TTCGTGGATGCCAACCCTCGGGCGTCTGGAGTAGAAATCCAAGTAGCCTTGGAGGAGTTTATTACTCCCATCCTCAAAGCCAATGGAGATAATCGGCAAGCTGACCCG atgAAACATGTCTGTGAAAAAAGAGTCTCTCTCATAAACAATTTCTGGAAAATACACATGGGTTCAAAAAAATGTCCCCACTGCAG ATCCAATCGAACGCCGTTGCGCAGGGAACACAACAGTAAACTGATCGTCACACAGTCACATTCCAAAGCAGACCAAGAATTAGACGATG AGGACGTGCCGATGGCCAAACAAGGATACCTGACTCCAAGCTTGGCTCAAGAGCATGTTATCAAACTCTGGGAGAAAGAAG GTTTTTTCCTCAAGCATCTGTTCCCAGGGTTTGACACGAGCGGCTCAGAGAAACGCTTCGCTGAAGTTTTCTTCTTAGAACTGGTGGTCGTCCCTCCATCCAG GTTCAGGCCTATAAATCGGTTGGGAGATCAGATGTTCACCAACGGTCATACTGTGAACATGCAGGCAGTGTTAAAGGACAATTTCATCATTCAGAAGTTGCTGGCGCTCATCGCTGCTGAGAAGACCAAAGATATCGAAGACACAGAGCTGGAGCAG TCCGATGAAACTACGGAGATCAGTCAGGTAGATCAGTCCTTTCTATTGGACATCCAGGGACAGACTCTTACAGACAAGCTTTACAACGTCTGGATCCGTCTACAGACTCATGTCAACATTGTGTTCGACAGCGAAATGGACAAAATGATGATGGAGAAGTATCCTGGAGTGCGTCAG GTCTTGGAGAAGAAAGAAGGTTTGTTTAGGAAGCACATGATGGGGAAGCGTGTGGATTACGCCGCTCGCTCCGTCATTTGTCCCGACATGTACATCGGAACCAATGAGATTGGAATACCAATG GTGTTTGCCACAAAGTTGACGTACCCGCAGCCAGTGACGTCATGGAATGTGAAGGAACTGAGACAGGCTGTGCTGAACGGACCCAACGTTCACCCCGGAGCCTCCATGGTCATCAATGAGGATGGGTCCCGAACGATACTCAACAGTACCAACCTGACCCAGAGAGAAGCCGTAGCCAAACAGCTCCTGACCCCCAGCACTGGCCAACACAGGATCCCCATGAAGATC GTTAATCGACACATAAAGAACGGCGACGTGCTTTTGTTGAACCGTCAGCCCACTCTCCACAGACCGTCTATTCAGGCCCACTGCGCTCGCATCCTGCCGGGAGAGAAAGTGCTGCGCTTGCATTACTCCAACTGTAAAGCCTACAATGCCGACTTTGATGGAGACGAGATGAACGCTCACTTTCCTCAGAGTGAACTGGGAAGAGCTGAAGCTTACACACTAGTGAGCACAGACCAGCAGTATTTAGTGCCTAAA GATGGGAAGCCGTTGGCTGGACTGATTCAGGATCACATGGTGTCTGGCAGCAGCATGACTCTCCGGGGCTGTTTCTTCACGCGGGATCAGTATACAGCATTGGTCTACAGAGGGCTGACAGACAAGGTCGGCAGAGTGAAGCTCCTCACCCCAGCGCTTATTAAACCTGTGACCCTCTGGACGGGCAAACAG GTTGTGTCCACGCTTTTGCTGAATGTCATTCCTGAAAACAGCATCCCTTTGAACCTGGCGGGAAAGGCAAAGATTCCTAGTAAAGCCTGGGTGAAGGAACCACCCAGACCAGTTCCAGGATACAATCCAGACCTTATGTGTGAATCTCAG GTGATCATTCGGCAGGGTGAACTTCTGCTGGGTGTTTTGGATAAAGCTCATTACGGCAGCTCTTCTTACGGTCTGGTTCACTGCTGCTATGAGCTGTACGGAGGAGGAACCAGCGGGAAACTGCTCAGCTGTCTGGCTCGCCTCTTCACCGCATACCTGCAGCTGTACCGCGGCTTCACGCTGG GGGTGGAGGACATTCTGGTCAAAAAGAGAGCCAACAAACAAAGAAGGAAAATCATTAAAGAGTCAGTCACATGTGGCTCCAAG GCTCTGCGGGCGGCGTTTAACCTGCCTGAGTCTGCGCCTGTGGATGAAGCCAGAGAACGCTGGCAAGACGCTCATCTGAACACAGACCAGAGAGATTTCAACATGGTGGACCTGAAGTTCAAAGAGGAGGTCAATCAAgtcaacaacaacatcaacaag GTGTGCATGCCAGCGGGTCTCCACCGCTCTTTCCCGGAGAATAACCTGCAGCTCATGGTGCAGTCAGGAGCAAAGGGTTCCACTGTTAACACCATGCAG ATCTCCTGTTTGCTGGGTCAGATCGAGCTGGAGGGCCGCCGGCCGCCGCTAATGCCTTCTGGGAAATCCCTGCCCTGCTTTCAGCCCTACGATCCTCAGCCGCGCTCGGGCGGATTCGTCACTGGCAGATTCTTGACGGGCATCAAACCTCCT gagtttttttatcattgtatGGCTGGTCGTGAAGGTCTCGTGGACACGGCTGTCAAAACCAGTCGATCAGGTTATCTTCAGAG GTGTGTTATCAAGCATCTAGAGGGTCTGGTGGTCCAGTACGATCTGACGGTGAGAGACAGTGATGGAAGTGTGGTCCAGTTTCTCTACGGAGAGGACGGACTGGATGTTCCCAAGACTCAGTTCTTACAGCCGCGTCAGTTCAGTTTCATCAAAGACAACTATGAG GTCATCAGAAAATCCAAGTGTTTGGATGAAGTTTTGGCTAAGATGGACCCACAGACTTCCAACAATCATTTTAATGCCATAAAGAAATGGAAATCCAAACGTGAGCATGTTTCACCCCGAGACGGGGCGTTCCTGCTTTACTCGCAGAAGAAACTGGCCAAGTTAAAAGCTAAATCAATGAGCCAAGAACTGAGCAATGGAAGAGACGAAGCCACTCTACAG CTTTCGGAGCAGTGGAGGAATCTGGATGAGTCCAACCGAATGAAGTATTTGAAGAAGAGCTTTGGTTGTCCAGACCCGTGTTTGGCTGTTCACCGGCCGGACATCTGCTTCGGTTCAGTATCTGAGACGTTTGACAACATTGTTGAGTCCTTTCTGAATCAGTACAGTGTGAAGCAAGAATTTCAAACGTCATCTGACTTCATTGACTCAGAGCG ACTGAAGGTTCTGCTGCAGCTCAAGTGGCAGAGAGCTCTGTGTGATCCAGGTGAAGCTGTAGGTCTGCTGGCGGCTCAGAGCATCGGAGAGCCCTCCACACAAATGACCCTCAACACCTTCCATTTCGCCGGCAGAGGCGAGATGAACGTCACCCTGGGTATTCCCAG ATTACGTGAGATCCTCCTGATTGCCAGCTCGAACATCAAAACACCCATGATGAGTATTCCAGTTCTGATGAACAAGAAAGCCATAAAGCGGGTTAAAGCGCTGCGGAAGAAACTAGCCCGTGTGTGTTTGGCAGAG GTGCTTCACAAGGTGGACGTGACGGAAACCTTACGTATGGAGGGAGGAAAGGGAAAAAAATCAAGAGTCTTCAAACTCGCCTTCCACTTTCTGCCCCCCGAGCGATACCAGCAGGACAAGCAGCTCACTCCTCAACAGATTCTTCATTTCATGGAGCAAAG GTTCTTTCGTCTGCTCTTAGAGGCCATTAAGAAGCTGAACGCTAAACTTGCGTCTCTCAGCGCTCTGGACACGCGCAGGGCCACGCCGGGAATTGACGATCGTGAAGTGGCCGCCACCACCAAGGGCAGAGAG GATGCTGAAGGTGAGGATTCAGATGAAGACAGGATTGTGGATGATGAGGCGAATGAAGGAGACACTGACGCGACCGATGCCAGGATGAAGGCGAAACGAGATGAAGAG GTGGACTACGAAGGTGAGGATGGGGAGGATGAGGGCAACGATGAAGAACATGCCGATGACGAACAGGCTGATGACAGACAGGAAGAGGCGGAGTCTTCAGAGCTTCCAAACGAAGGGTCCAGTGAAAGCACACCACAGAGCCAGAGAAACGGCGCTTCTAAACAGCTCAATATTGATTCACAAGATGAGGAAATGCGGATCAATTCAGTGCTGCGGTTCAGCGACGTCATTGAGGACTACAAATATGACAGCGAACATGGACTGTGGTGTGAG CTGACCATGGTCCTTCCCGTCAGTAAGGTGCACGTTGACCTTACATCAGTGGTGGTCAAACAGGCTCGGAACGCTGTGGTCATGGAGACCAAGGGCATCGCACGCTGCTTACTGAACGAGGTCACCACCAAACAGGGTAATAAAGAGCTGATGCTTAACACGGAGGGGATCAACATGCAGGAGCTCTTCAAATATACCGAT ATCCTGGACCTGAATCGAT